The following are from one region of the Paenibacillus sp. KS-LC4 genome:
- a CDS encoding SdrD B-like domain-containing protein, which yields MPASRQRAIRQRISWIMLLVLLLQAAFQPFAAPIQAAGPITGLTFTKTASVSTVNVGDTFKYTILYQADGATHVGKNVTIVDTVPAQFEIVDGWEDGGWDTKNGQTLTVNAHPLPSGTSVKLEIPVKAKPTGSSSAVPTTNTATITLVDSAESTTASADVTINADPNPVATPTPTATPTATPTASTYDKWWAYKSQTTGFGSGVPIIGGAVEYTVGIKGEAGNTNPGSLKNATLVDTLPPDAVYVSSTESGVYDSSARTVTWSNIELTSGQSFEAKVSVTFPDDLGYGHPTGTPLERKNNVEILSGYTLEGDGSVTDPDADVTTKFGEPVSGVSGLTKSRVYQYRWHGQTQKFNIGGISNTGTNVNTSLSSLVLTDVLPVEMDYSSIKMPNVFTSQLRYKTSDGVTETWHAYSGSLAPNGTITVSTTAGTNRIVLNAGEYLAALEWSFNSLAPGGTIGGIEITGTVREFANGTNSPVVHGNQVTNQVTLDYQALNVAIPGQWDNKPQKTAQADFNINNEKPWLVANKTVGAGNFRPLSTVPFTLTVRNDIKATGPYVNPVVYDLLPTSFNYYLNPKIADPAAALAASFTFTGTPAGASTPQLEIVDKNWNGTGRTLVKWSWSDGTSFAPGTSFEISYKGEVRAGTPQGTTYTNDMYITTGDPNSEFWHAGDSAQDNPQSLPAWQTRNNAIKDTVIGFDPTAGTDEFFVHASANVTVRKASLVQSTKWNQGDLEPIFRASDDATYDGEPAIPVPPFDYAGDIDYTEYPRYSVTYEGGTADYRLAVRNSGNTRLGVIDVLDILPHVGDHALRVNSSSPYEARGTQWQPNLAEVLSSGNKTFTSSAAAGSRTVNYTLSTYYSKSVNQEQVVNFTNVNDSKQGWIEQGNYQKDDLTDIKSLYFQLSNIVGSDGLAGLAPGDYIVLDWKMDAPVGAPTNEVAWNSFAIQATEVGAGNDEGSKMLPTAPNKVGFLIHPNNEHVPLGEIGNFVWFDSNRDGTQDEEYPGDSGQGAGINGITVNLYKAGETTPFKSSKTGYHYNGSPGYYLFQGLEAGNYFVEFVLPDRYMPTTANVSGADPSHTIDNDSNLVTKGATVDGYTPYRTDMISLGTAGKIPTIDLGLIETASPTGDPYPSITFEKEITSVTQGSSTIAPSQQYVVVGNDVHYKLSLKNTSSVTLHNFKISDALDRLQAGFEFTKLTYNGEEIALNSGSHGRPDIIGQLVSTGTNPSIIIKDLAAGAGLTLEGVYRVTNADLDLTDLDNVATVYYNESPDPIKDEASIPTAGLKIEKKSSAVAVSDTAAGSWINYTVKVTNTGKRDLTNVVITDTKVSGIPSIPSLKSGESKEFTYSYQVTSVDTAAASIINVAKAVSNETPPVTTEHEIPVVSDERGSIGNFVWLDRNEDGLQDAAETGINGIIVKLYDDANHVLAETVTHDENGKPGYYLFAGLPQGDYHVQFVIPAEYGVTKPEAGAPDVDSNKTDGQGITEVIAIGPAGWNDLTIDLGLVPRGEIGNYVWLDRNRDGLQNEDEKDGINGIVVKLYKGSSTGSPVAETTTANDASGKPGYYLFDNLLAGEYYVQFVLPSDYVKTSAEQGASTALDSNATDADGITAKIIINETAGWVDHTIDLGVVAKGVIGNYVWFDRNDNGKQDELATDGRNGVTVQLFNQNKEQISETTTANDASGNPGYYLFDQLPSGQYFVKFIVPVGYTVTKAEADGVSAEEDSNKQVDDYTEVIVIGEGAPRGWEDLTIDLGLIYKPTSPGGNSGNPSVPTPTPTPTATPSPTPTPAVTGTPTVPPTPTPTPVAPSPEQSGTPTPAPTATPVVEKDKTQENTPVEGKVDVPKGGNADVGKQPEHGQVTVDDNGKWVYTPDPGYTGKDDFTIIVKDADGIEEEILFEIDVDEIPLGVVEDSDSDGKTPAPNNQGTLPKTGESSQLPIQLAGAVLIALGAILLRKKRSRS from the coding sequence ATGCCCGCAAGTAGACAGAGAGCGATTAGGCAAAGGATTTCCTGGATTATGCTGCTCGTTTTGCTACTGCAAGCCGCATTCCAGCCATTCGCAGCTCCAATACAGGCAGCAGGACCGATTACAGGACTGACTTTTACAAAGACAGCCAGTGTGAGCACCGTAAATGTAGGAGATACCTTCAAGTATACCATCTTGTATCAGGCGGATGGCGCGACTCATGTTGGTAAAAACGTAACGATTGTGGATACGGTACCGGCACAATTTGAAATTGTGGATGGCTGGGAGGATGGAGGCTGGGATACGAAAAACGGCCAAACGCTAACGGTTAATGCACATCCACTGCCTTCGGGTACTTCGGTGAAGCTGGAAATTCCAGTGAAGGCGAAGCCGACTGGCTCAAGCTCAGCTGTTCCTACGACGAATACGGCGACGATTACACTCGTTGATTCAGCGGAAAGTACAACAGCGTCGGCGGATGTAACGATTAACGCGGACCCGAATCCGGTAGCTACACCAACGCCTACAGCGACACCGACAGCAACGCCAACTGCCTCCACATACGATAAATGGTGGGCTTACAAAAGCCAAACGACTGGATTTGGCAGCGGAGTTCCAATTATTGGCGGAGCAGTAGAGTATACGGTAGGTATTAAGGGTGAAGCGGGCAATACGAATCCGGGCAGCTTGAAAAATGCGACGTTAGTCGATACTTTGCCGCCGGATGCCGTTTATGTAAGCTCAACAGAAAGTGGCGTCTATGATTCATCGGCTCGTACGGTCACTTGGTCGAACATTGAGCTGACTTCTGGACAGTCCTTCGAAGCGAAGGTATCGGTCACCTTCCCTGACGATTTAGGGTATGGTCATCCTACTGGAACACCGCTGGAGCGTAAAAACAATGTTGAAATTTTGAGCGGCTATACGCTTGAGGGAGACGGCTCGGTTACTGATCCAGACGCTGATGTGACAACTAAATTCGGAGAGCCGGTATCTGGCGTTTCCGGTTTAACTAAGTCACGCGTTTATCAGTATCGCTGGCATGGTCAAACCCAGAAGTTCAACATCGGCGGCATCAGCAATACGGGAACGAATGTAAATACCTCTTTGTCGAGCCTGGTATTAACTGATGTGCTGCCTGTGGAAATGGACTACAGCAGCATTAAAATGCCCAATGTTTTCACATCCCAGCTTCGTTATAAAACAAGCGATGGCGTGACTGAAACTTGGCATGCTTATAGCGGCAGTCTTGCGCCTAACGGCACCATTACAGTGAGCACGACAGCTGGTACAAATCGCATCGTGTTAAATGCTGGGGAATATTTGGCCGCTTTAGAGTGGTCATTCAACTCTTTGGCTCCAGGCGGTACGATTGGCGGCATTGAAATTACAGGAACCGTTAGAGAGTTTGCCAATGGCACGAATTCCCCCGTCGTCCATGGCAACCAAGTAACGAATCAAGTGACGCTGGACTATCAGGCACTGAATGTTGCCATTCCGGGCCAATGGGATAACAAGCCGCAGAAAACGGCTCAAGCAGATTTCAATATCAACAATGAGAAACCATGGCTTGTTGCCAATAAAACGGTTGGAGCAGGCAATTTCCGTCCACTCAGCACGGTGCCATTCACTTTAACGGTTCGCAATGACATTAAAGCAACGGGACCTTATGTTAATCCAGTGGTCTATGATTTATTGCCAACAAGCTTTAATTATTACCTCAATCCTAAAATAGCCGATCCTGCTGCGGCGCTGGCAGCCTCGTTTACGTTCACGGGCACGCCTGCTGGGGCAAGTACTCCACAGCTAGAGATTGTTGATAAAAACTGGAACGGTACTGGACGGACTCTTGTCAAATGGTCATGGTCTGACGGCACTTCTTTTGCTCCAGGCACAAGCTTTGAGATTAGCTATAAAGGGGAGGTTCGTGCGGGGACGCCTCAAGGTACAACCTACACGAACGACATGTATATTACGACAGGTGATCCAAACTCAGAATTCTGGCATGCAGGAGATTCCGCACAGGATAATCCGCAAAGTCTGCCAGCATGGCAAACACGCAACAATGCGATTAAAGATACAGTAATAGGCTTTGATCCTACAGCGGGAACGGATGAATTTTTTGTCCATGCCTCTGCGAATGTAACGGTACGCAAGGCGTCGCTCGTACAGTCGACAAAATGGAATCAAGGCGATCTGGAGCCTATTTTCCGGGCATCAGATGATGCTACGTACGATGGAGAACCGGCTATTCCCGTACCGCCATTTGATTATGCTGGCGATATTGATTACACCGAGTATCCACGCTACAGTGTAACGTATGAAGGCGGAACAGCAGATTATCGTTTGGCGGTACGCAATAGCGGGAATACGAGACTCGGCGTCATTGATGTACTCGATATTTTGCCGCATGTAGGTGATCATGCGCTGCGCGTCAACAGCAGCTCACCTTATGAAGCAAGGGGCACGCAGTGGCAGCCTAACTTGGCGGAAGTACTTTCTTCCGGCAATAAAACCTTTACCTCTTCAGCGGCAGCGGGCAGCCGAACGGTGAACTATACGCTGTCCACCTATTACAGCAAGTCGGTTAATCAGGAGCAGGTTGTCAATTTCACGAATGTGAATGATAGCAAGCAAGGCTGGATCGAACAAGGCAATTATCAGAAGGATGATTTGACAGACATCAAGTCGCTATACTTCCAACTGTCGAACATTGTAGGCAGTGATGGATTAGCAGGACTTGCGCCAGGCGACTATATCGTATTGGACTGGAAGATGGATGCCCCTGTAGGAGCACCGACCAATGAAGTAGCTTGGAACTCTTTTGCCATTCAAGCAACTGAAGTCGGTGCAGGCAATGATGAAGGCAGCAAAATGCTTCCAACAGCGCCTAATAAGGTGGGTTTCCTGATTCATCCAAACAACGAGCATGTACCGCTTGGCGAAATCGGGAATTTTGTCTGGTTCGACAGCAACCGCGATGGCACGCAGGATGAAGAATATCCGGGAGACAGCGGTCAAGGTGCAGGTATTAACGGCATTACCGTAAATCTGTACAAAGCAGGTGAAACGACGCCGTTCAAGTCAAGCAAGACGGGCTACCATTACAACGGCAGTCCAGGCTATTATTTGTTCCAGGGACTTGAGGCAGGCAATTATTTCGTTGAGTTTGTGCTGCCGGATCGTTACATGCCAACGACTGCAAATGTGAGTGGAGCAGATCCGAGCCATACAATTGACAATGACTCCAATCTGGTTACGAAAGGCGCTACTGTAGACGGTTATACGCCATATCGTACGGATATGATCAGCTTAGGTACAGCTGGTAAAATTCCGACAATCGATTTGGGACTCATTGAAACGGCATCACCTACGGGCGACCCGTACCCTTCCATCACATTCGAGAAAGAAATTACGAGTGTGACGCAAGGCTCCTCCACGATTGCTCCTTCGCAGCAGTATGTAGTGGTAGGAAACGATGTACATTATAAGCTTTCTTTGAAAAATACCTCTTCTGTTACTTTGCATAATTTTAAAATTTCAGATGCGCTTGATAGACTGCAAGCCGGCTTTGAGTTTACTAAGCTGACGTATAATGGCGAGGAAATTGCCTTGAATAGCGGCAGTCATGGCAGACCAGACATTATTGGTCAACTGGTAAGCACGGGTACAAATCCGTCTATCATCATTAAAGATCTGGCAGCAGGTGCGGGATTGACGCTTGAGGGTGTATACCGCGTCACAAATGCAGATTTGGATTTGACAGATTTAGATAATGTAGCAACTGTATATTACAATGAATCTCCTGATCCAATTAAGGATGAGGCTAGCATTCCGACAGCAGGGCTCAAGATTGAGAAAAAGAGCAGTGCAGTTGCTGTGTCCGATACAGCAGCAGGAAGCTGGATTAACTACACGGTTAAAGTAACCAATACTGGCAAGCGCGATTTAACGAATGTTGTGATTACCGATACAAAAGTATCTGGCATACCAAGCATTCCATCGCTGAAATCTGGGGAATCAAAAGAATTTACGTATTCCTACCAGGTAACATCAGTAGATACAGCAGCGGCTTCCATTATTAATGTGGCTAAAGCGGTATCGAATGAAACGCCGCCAGTGACGACTGAGCATGAAATACCTGTCGTTTCGGATGAGCGCGGCTCAATCGGCAACTTTGTATGGCTTGACCGTAATGAAGATGGGCTGCAAGATGCAGCGGAAACAGGCATTAATGGCATTATCGTTAAGCTTTATGACGATGCAAACCATGTATTGGCTGAGACCGTTACGCATGATGAAAATGGCAAACCAGGCTATTATTTATTTGCTGGATTGCCGCAAGGCGACTATCATGTTCAGTTCGTCATTCCGGCGGAATATGGTGTAACTAAGCCGGAAGCTGGAGCGCCAGATGTGGATTCGAACAAAACGGATGGCCAAGGAATAACCGAGGTCATTGCGATTGGACCAGCGGGCTGGAATGATTTGACGATTGATTTGGGTCTTGTTCCACGCGGTGAAATCGGGAATTATGTATGGCTTGATCGCAACCGCGACGGCTTGCAGAACGAAGATGAGAAAGACGGTATTAATGGCATTGTGGTGAAGCTGTATAAAGGCAGCAGCACAGGGTCGCCTGTAGCTGAGACGACAACAGCGAATGATGCAAGCGGCAAGCCGGGCTATTATTTATTCGATAATTTGCTTGCAGGCGAATATTATGTTCAATTCGTTTTGCCAAGCGATTATGTGAAAACAAGCGCGGAGCAGGGAGCAAGCACAGCTCTTGATTCCAATGCAACGGATGCAGACGGCATAACAGCCAAAATCATTATTAATGAAACGGCCGGCTGGGTTGATCATACGATTGACCTTGGGGTAGTTGCCAAAGGGGTTATTGGCAATTATGTATGGTTTGACCGCAACGATAATGGCAAGCAGGATGAACTGGCTACGGATGGCCGCAATGGCGTAACCGTACAGCTTTTTAATCAAAACAAAGAGCAAATTAGCGAAACCACTACAGCAAATGATGCAAGTGGAAATCCTGGTTACTATTTGTTTGATCAACTGCCAAGCGGACAATATTTTGTGAAATTTATAGTGCCAGTCGGCTACACAGTAACAAAAGCCGAGGCAGACGGTGTTTCTGCTGAGGAAGATTCAAACAAACAGGTTGATGATTATACAGAAGTTATCGTTATTGGTGAAGGGGCACCGCGTGGCTGGGAAGACCTGACGATTGACCTTGGGCTTATTTATAAGCCAACTAGTCCAGGTGGAAATTCGGGTAACCCATCTGTACCAACGCCGACGCCTACACCTACGGCGACACCATCTCCTACACCAACACCTGCTGTAACGGGGACGCCTACAGTGCCTCCAACGCCAACACCAACGCCGGTGGCTCCAAGTCCTGAGCAATCAGGTACACCGACACCAGCACCAACTGCGACTCCTGTCGTAGAGAAAGATAAGACACAGGAAAATACGCCAGTTGAAGGTAAGGTTGACGTTCCAAAAGGTGGAAATGCAGATGTTGGCAAGCAACCGGAGCATGGACAAGTAACGGTCGACGATAATGGAAAATGGGTGTATACACCTGATCCAGGGTATACAGGCAAAGATGATTTCACGATTATCGTAAAAGATGCTGACGGAATCGAAGAGGAAATATTGTTTGAAATCGATGTGGATGAAATCCCGCTCGGAGTAGTGGAGGATTCGGATTCAGATGGAAAAACGCCAGCACCGAATAACCAAGGCACACTTCCGAAGACAGGTGAATCCAGTCAATTGCCAATCCAGCTTGCAGGTGCAGTATTAATTGCACTTGGAGCGATATTGCTTAGAAAAAAACGCTCACGCTCGTAA
- a CDS encoding transglutaminase-like domain-containing protein, with protein sequence MRKILTVMILLALILSVFPQAASQVAAAGTSWLDESNVDKGSIGIRYEVKSGVDTRLVVAKDGKNYTYALRANQTEEWFALQLGNGDYTITLLENVSGTNKYRAVQTGKVTLNLSDSNVVYLNSIQNIDWSSNSKAVKKALELTKGAKTDTEKVTAIYNYIVANISYDHKLAAKVTNDYLPQIDRTLSSQKDICYGYAALMAGMLRSLDIPTKMVTGKASDVSNYHAWNEVYLDGKWITVDTTLDAGMKNSKKAGKMIKDSSRYIAAKVY encoded by the coding sequence ATGCGTAAAATTTTAACGGTTATGATTTTGCTTGCTTTGATCCTATCCGTGTTCCCTCAAGCAGCTTCTCAAGTGGCAGCAGCTGGGACAAGCTGGCTCGATGAATCCAATGTGGATAAAGGAAGCATCGGTATTCGTTATGAGGTCAAGTCAGGCGTAGATACAAGGCTGGTTGTAGCCAAAGACGGCAAAAATTACACGTATGCGCTCCGGGCAAACCAAACAGAAGAGTGGTTCGCGCTTCAACTGGGCAATGGAGACTATACGATAACATTATTGGAAAATGTCAGTGGAACCAATAAATATAGAGCAGTTCAAACAGGAAAAGTTACCTTGAATTTGAGTGACAGCAACGTCGTCTATTTAAATTCTATTCAAAATATTGACTGGAGCAGCAACAGCAAAGCAGTCAAGAAAGCATTGGAACTAACTAAGGGTGCCAAGACGGATACCGAGAAGGTAACGGCGATCTACAATTATATTGTAGCGAATATTTCTTACGATCATAAGCTTGCGGCTAAGGTGACTAACGATTATTTGCCTCAAATCGATCGTACGCTTAGCTCGCAGAAAGACATATGCTACGGTTATGCTGCATTAATGGCGGGCATGCTTCGCAGCTTGGACATACCGACCAAGATGGTGACGGGTAAAGCGTCCGATGTATCAAATTATCATGCCTGGAATGAAGTATACTTGGACGGCAAATGGATCACGGTCGATACGACGCTTGATGCTGGTATGAAGAACAGCAAGAAAGCGGGCAAAATGATTAAGGACAGCTCGCGTTATATAGCTGCTAAGGTTTATTAA
- a CDS encoding response regulator has translation MKVILVDDECLALDYLERQLVKLNNVEILGKYEDPMIGKERILRDLPDVVFLDINLPEVSGIALAEQLLEVRPELNIVFVTAYDEYAVKAFELNALDYVVKPIHPERLLKTMERIQKQLDSSAKDKEQALQPVKNAHEQQQLVLQLLGQFSVEYSGKKDAAIRWRTTKAQELFLYLLQHREQLVRKSILIDLLWPDNGTEKIYAQLYTTVYHIRKTLDQFGKCFHIANTTEGYILTLNQVVLDVEEWERGIASAPPLAAATLAEYEEAMNLYRGDYLKDYDYWWAESERQRLKRLWLNISYRLEAWHVEHGQLDKAIAGYMRIIEEHAPEEEAYFALMQLYASKGNHLMVNQQYNALTAALLEELNEQPSAYITEWYKEWKSSVSAL, from the coding sequence ATGAAGGTTATCCTTGTAGATGATGAATGCCTCGCTTTGGATTACTTGGAGCGACAACTCGTGAAATTAAATAACGTCGAGATTTTGGGGAAATATGAGGATCCGATGATTGGGAAAGAGCGGATTTTGCGCGATTTGCCAGATGTTGTGTTTTTGGATATTAATTTGCCCGAAGTCAGTGGTATTGCGCTTGCTGAACAACTGCTTGAGGTCAGGCCGGAGCTGAATATCGTATTTGTAACTGCTTATGATGAATATGCAGTGAAAGCTTTTGAGCTGAATGCACTGGATTATGTCGTTAAGCCGATTCATCCTGAGCGTTTGTTGAAAACGATGGAACGGATTCAGAAGCAGTTGGACTCGTCTGCAAAGGATAAAGAGCAGGCTCTACAGCCAGTGAAAAATGCGCATGAGCAGCAGCAGCTGGTTTTGCAGCTATTGGGGCAGTTCAGTGTGGAGTATTCGGGGAAAAAGGATGCAGCCATAAGATGGCGCACAACGAAGGCGCAGGAGTTGTTTCTGTATTTGCTCCAGCATCGCGAGCAGCTTGTAAGAAAATCGATTTTAATCGATTTGCTATGGCCCGATAATGGGACGGAAAAAATATATGCCCAGCTGTATACGACGGTGTATCACATTAGGAAAACGCTAGATCAGTTTGGAAAGTGCTTTCACATTGCGAATACAACAGAAGGCTACATATTGACGCTGAATCAGGTTGTGCTCGATGTAGAGGAATGGGAACGAGGCATTGCTTCCGCACCGCCGCTAGCGGCGGCAACGCTTGCGGAATATGAAGAGGCTATGAATCTTTACAGAGGCGATTATTTAAAGGATTATGATTATTGGTGGGCGGAGAGCGAGCGCCAGCGGCTGAAACGGCTATGGCTGAATATTTCCTATCGCTTGGAGGCATGGCATGTCGAGCATGGTCAGCTGGATAAAGCGATTGCCGGATATATGCGGATTATCGAGGAGCATGCGCCAGAGGAAGAGGCTTATTTTGCCTTAATGCAGCTGTATGCGTCTAAAGGGAATCATCTTATGGTTAATCAGCAGTACAATGCTTTAACCGCTGCGCTGTTGGAAGAATTGAATGAGCAGCCAAGCGCGTACATTACAGAATGGTATAAAGAGTGGAAAAGCAGCGTTAGCGCGTTGTAG
- a CDS encoding type 1 glutamine amidotransferase domain-containing protein — protein MKKVAFLLADGFEDSEMQNPYDEMVKNGHEAVIISLRSNEELKGKQGTVAYKSHLAINEAKASDYAAIIIPGGASPSHLKKDAAVHAFVKEADAKGITIAAICHGPQILAEAGLLQGRTLTAYPELAQEVQAAGGHFRNEEVVVDRNLITSRTPKDEPAFIQATIEQLGVNAW, from the coding sequence ATGAAGAAGGTAGCTTTTCTGCTGGCTGATGGCTTTGAAGACTCCGAAATGCAAAATCCGTATGATGAAATGGTCAAAAATGGCCATGAGGCGGTTATTATAAGCTTGCGCAGCAATGAGGAGTTAAAGGGCAAGCAGGGGACGGTTGCGTATAAGTCGCATCTAGCGATTAATGAAGCGAAGGCGAGCGATTATGCGGCGATTATTATTCCTGGTGGTGCTTCCCCCTCGCACTTGAAGAAGGATGCCGCAGTCCATGCTTTCGTCAAGGAGGCCGATGCAAAAGGCATAACCATTGCAGCTATCTGTCATGGCCCGCAAATTTTGGCAGAGGCGGGCTTGCTGCAAGGTCGGACGCTGACGGCTTATCCGGAGCTTGCGCAGGAAGTGCAGGCAGCAGGTGGACATTTTCGCAATGAGGAAGTTGTGGTAGATCGCAATTTGATTACTTCCCGCACACCAAAGGACGAGCCCGCTTTTATTCAGGCAACGATTGAACAGCTGGGTGTCAACGCCTGGTAG
- a CDS encoding SPFH domain-containing protein encodes MAIVEVVKYDGSPDVYAWKYPNAELGTWTQLIVNNTQEALLFKGGQALDLFGPGRHTLSTLNIPILNQLVNIPFGGRSPFSAEVWFVNKQVSLDVKWGTASPIQLQDPKYNIVIPVRAFGQFGIAIEDSRRFLSKLVGTLPVFNQDTLSKHLRGMIMMNINELLSSYLVFKKVSLLEINAYIGEISKHVEERVGALMHPFGIRLINFFIDSISTPEDDASLKRLRDALARKAEMDIIGYNYQQERTFDTLEGAAKNEGSSQAGVMGAALGLSMGAGIGGIFGSQFGQLGEQLYGAAGAAQVCPSCQGRNDAQAKFCNSCGKGLAGSSAGGQAGAPRPIHNCDKCGMPHRENSKFCGNCGDAYNPCPSCGADCAEDAVNCSACGETLPRPCRGCGEQVAASAKFCPHCGTNNSSGSQQCPGCRHEVLAGQKFCPECGHGLAGRA; translated from the coding sequence ATGGCTATAGTAGAGGTGGTCAAATACGACGGTTCTCCGGATGTATACGCTTGGAAATATCCGAATGCGGAGCTAGGAACCTGGACGCAGCTAATCGTTAATAATACGCAAGAGGCGCTGTTATTCAAGGGCGGTCAGGCGCTCGATTTATTTGGCCCTGGCAGGCATACGCTTAGTACGCTTAATATACCGATTTTAAACCAGCTGGTTAATATCCCTTTTGGCGGGAGATCGCCGTTCTCGGCCGAGGTGTGGTTTGTGAACAAGCAGGTGTCGCTCGATGTGAAGTGGGGTACGGCGTCGCCGATTCAATTGCAGGACCCAAAATACAATATTGTCATTCCAGTTCGTGCTTTCGGCCAATTCGGCATTGCGATTGAGGATTCACGCCGATTTTTGTCCAAATTGGTCGGAACGCTGCCAGTGTTTAATCAGGACACGCTGTCCAAACATTTGCGCGGCATGATTATGATGAATATTAATGAACTGCTTTCTTCCTACCTCGTGTTCAAAAAAGTGAGTCTACTGGAAATCAACGCCTACATCGGTGAAATTTCGAAGCATGTCGAGGAACGTGTTGGTGCGCTAATGCATCCCTTCGGCATTCGACTCATCAATTTCTTCATTGATTCAATCAGTACGCCGGAGGATGATGCCTCGCTGAAACGGCTTCGTGATGCGCTTGCGCGCAAAGCAGAGATGGACATTATCGGCTACAATTACCAGCAGGAGCGTACCTTCGACACACTGGAGGGCGCAGCGAAAAATGAAGGCAGCTCGCAAGCTGGCGTTATGGGCGCAGCGCTTGGACTGAGCATGGGAGCGGGAATTGGCGGCATTTTTGGCAGCCAATTTGGGCAGTTGGGCGAGCAGCTATATGGTGCAGCAGGCGCAGCTCAGGTTTGTCCGAGCTGCCAAGGCCGCAATGATGCGCAGGCGAAGTTTTGCAACAGCTGCGGCAAAGGGCTTGCTGGCAGCTCCGCCGGTGGTCAAGCGGGAGCGCCGAGACCCATTCATAATTGTGATAAATGCGGCATGCCGCATCGGGAAAATTCAAAGTTTTGCGGCAACTGCGGCGATGCGTATAATCCTTGTCCAAGCTGCGGCGCGGATTGTGCGGAGGATGCAGTCAATTGCAGCGCTTGCGGCGAGACGCTGCCGCGTCCATGTAGAGGCTGCGGCGAGCAGGTGGCCGCCAGCGCCAAGTTTTGTCCGCATTGCGGCACCAATAATAGCAGCGGCAGCCAGCAATGTCCGGGATGCCGTCATGAAGTGCTGGCAGGGCAGAAGTTTTGCCCAGAATGCGGGCATGGACTTGCTGGCAGAGCATAG